The following nucleotide sequence is from Borrelia sp. A-FGy1.
TTTTATTAATTAAGGTTTTAATAGCTTCAGCAACAATTTTTGGATCATTTGCTTCGATATATGAAAGTTGATCTGATCGCTTATCACTTAACTCAATATTACTAATAGGACTACTATCTTCAAGGCCTATATTGTTTTTCCCAAATTCTTCCACAAATTTAAAATCATCATTAATATCACTCTTATTAGCAATAGAAGTACCATTGGACAAAGTCTCTGTATCAACTTCTCTTTTTTCATACTTCTTGCTCCTCTTATCATGCCCATAATTTTCTTCTTTACTACCAAATCTTATATCTTTAAAAATATCATATAAATATTTTTTATATATAAATCCTATCAAAACCCCAATAATGAAAAAAAATATAAACTGAATGAATGCTCTAAATAATACTGTAAAAAAATATACATGCGAGAGTAGACCAAGAATAACTGAAATAATAAATGCAAATACACTAAATAATAAGACATATCTAATTTCTTTACCAAACATATTATCTTTCCATACCAAAAAATTTAGATATAAACCCTATTACTCCCCTTTTTTTCTTATTATCCAAAGAAACTTCTTCAAGAGTAGCAACAATAGAATCAAGACAATAACTAGCCTTACTATTAGGATTTAATAAAATAAAAGGCCTTTGCTTAAAAACAGAACTTCTAATATTCTGATCTTCATAAACATATCCTAAATAATCAATATTTAAATTTAAAAACTGACTTGATATATCAATAACCTTCTTAGCAACTACTTTCCCCTCACTTACATTAGCAACTCTATTAACAATAAGTCTCAAATTCTTTAAATTCTCCATTCTGTGAGCTAAAACTTTGATTATACCATAAGCATCTGTTATGGAAGTAGGCTCTGGAGTTGTAACAATCACCACATCATCACTAGAAAACAAAAATGAAATAACCTGTCTTGAAATCCCTGCACTAGTGTCTATGATTACTATATCATATTCATAAACCTTTAACAGTTCATTTATAAATTGATTCATCTCAGCTTCTGAAAGATCTAAAAGTTCTGTTGTTCCAGAAGCACCAGCCAAAAGATCTATATTATATTCTGTTTTTGTTATCACTTCTTTGATATCTCTACCCTGCATAATCATATGATAAATACTATATTTTGGAATAACGCCAAGTAATATATTTATATTAGCCATCCCAATGTCGGCATCAAAAATTAACACTTTCTTTCCATGTCCTGAATATTTAAGAGCAAGCCCCACAGCAATATTGCTCTTGCCAACTCCACCCTTACCACTAGTAATA
It contains:
- a CDS encoding MinD/ParA family protein: MEDQAQSLRDIMRLNNKANFVIDDKIQNSRTRFIAITSGKGGVGKSNIAVGLALKYSGHGKKVLIFDADIGMANINILLGVIPKYSIYHMIMQGRDIKEVITKTEYNIDLLAGASGTTELLDLSEAEMNQFINELLKVYEYDIVIIDTSAGISRQVISFLFSSDDVVIVTTPEPTSITDAYGIIKVLAHRMENLKNLRLIVNRVANVSEGKVVAKKVIDISSQFLNLNIDYLGYVYEDQNIRSSVFKQRPFILLNPNSKASYCLDSIVATLEEVSLDNKKKRGVIGFISKFFGMER